The Fusobacterium sp. SYSU M8D902 nucleotide sequence GCCATATTCCTATAGGACCTATAATCTTAGGTAGAGTAAAAAGAGGGATAACTATAAATACTATAGATCTTCCCATAGATACAATCACAGACTCTAAAGGTTTTTCAATAGCGGTTAAAAATGATGTTGAGATAATATTTAAGAATGAGATAAGATATGCAAAACTCATGTAAAATAGAGCTATTAAAGCTATATTTATCAAATCTTCATTTCCTTTAGAAAAGATCTCAATAATATCTTCCCCAACAATATGGCTAATTATATATACAATAATACCAATTACTCCACCAGAGATAAGCGAGATTTTTAAAACTGCCTTTATTTTTATTAAATTTTTAGCTCCTAAATTATATGAAACTAATGGTTGAAGAGCTTGAGAAAGTCCATATAAAACGATATTCAATGTTTGATTTATATAGAAAACTATTGTTAAAGCTGAAACTCCAAGCACTCCAATCTCTCTCATAAGAGTTCTATTGAGTAGATACATAGCAGTAGTAGATGCAACTAGGGATAGCATTTCAGAACTACCATTATAGAAGATATTTTTTATATCTTGTAAATAGATGTTGAGATTTTTTCTAAGTTTTTTAAAATGAAGCTGAGGAAGTAGAACAAAAAATCCAGCAGCACATGCCATAAGAGTTGCTACAGCTCCTCCAGTCATTCCTAAATTAAATTTTACAATAAATAGATAGTCAAATAAGACATTCGTACTAAGACAGGTAAATCCACTAATAAAAACCCAATTTGGCTTTTCATATATTTTTACAAATGTTTCTGTAAAAATAGGTGAAGAGTAGAAAAAAGCTCCTATCATCATAGGCATTAGATAGGCTTTGACATATGGATATATCTCCTCATTAGTTCCCAATATTTTTATAAAAAAATCTAAGTTAAAAAGAATAAAAATAGAAAGAACTTCTAAAACTAGAAATAATAAGATAAGAGTCAAAGTAGTAGTCTCTTTAGCTTTATTATACTTTTTTCTTCCAGAGTAGATACTTGTGATAACTCCACCTCCCACACAGATCATAAGTCCAATACTGAGTAAAAAATTGATAAGTGGCATTGAAAGGTTGACAGCTGCAAGACCAAGAGCACCAACATTTCTTCCTAAAAATATTCCATCAATCATCATTTCTAATGACACAACTAGCATACCAAATATACTAGGAATAGCAAACTTAAAAAATAGTTTAGTAATATCTCCATCTTTTAAAGTTAAATTTTCAGACATAAATTTTTCTCCTTTTTAGTGATTATTTTTTCAAACTATGATATTATAAACTATATACTAAACTATATAGTCAAGGGGTAAATATGAAAAAAATGTATAAAATTTCTGAATTAGCTGAAATATTTGAAATTTCAAGGCAAACACTAATATTTTATCATAAAAAAGGAATTTTTGTTCCTAAAGAAATAGATAAAGATAATGGTTATAGATATTATTTAAAAGAGCAAATGTGGGATTTAATGCTTATACTAACTTTAAAAAGAGCTGGGTTTTCACTAGAAGAGATAAAAGATTTAGTTCAAAATAAAAAGATGAATAGCAACGTAGAATTTTTGGAGAAAAAGATAAGTGAAATAGACATAAAGATAGAGAACCTAAAGAATATAAGAAAAAATTTGGAGATAAGAATTAAAAATTTTAAGGAGAGTAATATAGAAGAAAATGATAATATAAAATTTGAAAAAAGTAAATCTATCTACTGGTATTCTCTTGAAATGGATAATCCAATAGATGAAAAAGAGATGATATCAAAATATCTAAAACTAAATGAGATAGCACAAAAAAATAGTATTGAGATTACAGAGTATATAAATATACTAGATTTAAAAAAGATAAAAACTATAGGTTCGGATGATATACTGCCAATTTTAAAGATAGGGATATTGGTACCAAAAGAAAAAATATTTAAGGATTGTAAGGAACTCGTTGTTGGAAATTCTTTTAGTATTACTCATATAGATGCTTATGTAAATTTATATGATACCTATAAAAAATTAAGTGATTACATTGAAAAAAAGGGATATGAAAATTTGGATTACTCAATAGAATTTATGAAAGAGGTTACCATTCCTACAAAAAATGGAACAGGTGGTCTTTTAAAAATAATGATACCTGTTGAAATTGATTTTTTAAGATAAATATGATATAATTACTAAGTTATAGTGTAGAAAAGGAGATGAGAAAATAGTGTTCGCTAAGTTAGAAGAGGTTGTAAGAAGATTTGATGAGCTTAATGAGATGTTAGGATCACCAGAGATATTATCTGATCCTAAAAAAATGATGGAATGTAATAAGGCATTAGCTGAAATAACTCCACTTGTTGAGAAATATAAAGAGTATAAAACT carries:
- a CDS encoding MATE family efflux transporter; translation: MSENLTLKDGDITKLFFKFAIPSIFGMLVVSLEMMIDGIFLGRNVGALGLAAVNLSMPLINFLLSIGLMICVGGGVITSIYSGRKKYNKAKETTTLTLILLFLVLEVLSIFILFNLDFFIKILGTNEEIYPYVKAYLMPMMIGAFFYSSPIFTETFVKIYEKPNWVFISGFTCLSTNVLFDYLFIVKFNLGMTGGAVATLMACAAGFFVLLPQLHFKKLRKNLNIYLQDIKNIFYNGSSEMLSLVASTTAMYLLNRTLMREIGVLGVSALTIVFYINQTLNIVLYGLSQALQPLVSYNLGAKNLIKIKAVLKISLISGGVIGIIVYIISHIVGEDIIEIFSKGNEDLINIALIALFYMSFAYLISFLNIISTSFLTAIEKPLESVIVSMGRSIVFIVIPLFTLPKIIGPIGIWLSIPIAESLCLLVSFVLMKRAKNYLHSVIKK
- a CDS encoding MerR family transcriptional regulator — protein: MKKMYKISELAEIFEISRQTLIFYHKKGIFVPKEIDKDNGYRYYLKEQMWDLMLILTLKRAGFSLEEIKDLVQNKKMNSNVEFLEKKISEIDIKIENLKNIRKNLEIRIKNFKESNIEENDNIKFEKSKSIYWYSLEMDNPIDEKEMISKYLKLNEIAQKNSIEITEYINILDLKKIKTIGSDDILPILKIGILVPKEKIFKDCKELVVGNSFSITHIDAYVNLYDTYKKLSDYIEKKGYENLDYSIEFMKEVTIPTKNGTGGLLKIMIPVEIDFLR